The following coding sequences lie in one Paenibacillus durus ATCC 35681 genomic window:
- a CDS encoding radical SAM/SPASM domain-containing protein produces MGLLLSPEVKLRPDGGRSILFTANPGDSPQEVFKFLYPQQAVILSLFDGKRDLTAVREAVAYIFDLDMEAATRQVDALLAVRVNDEQTMESLIIEASDINPDQARIYDPKTFIVPEEMIDMDDTRCKMPYTLLVLPTMRCVTNYRYCYANREGFRGKQELDLNLYRRLLKEARACGIETVEFSGGDFFCREDAFDFIESTLSAGLYLNIPTKYPLSRSMAQQLAATGLSTIQVSIDALNPEIIDRLMGLTGYGKKILQTLDYLGEAGIKVRTNTVLTPVNIKDAVSLARYLMEKPYVLRSNFTCYGRSLYRHDDSLFCSPEDIQIFEEEFNTIKEEFPDKVNFSGANDNPYAGEESVRKNNFWERAYCTANRRGVVVLPDGKVTICEELYNHEHFIIGDLTKQTLLEVWNSPKALELAYPQQAAVSNGPCHDCSDFQRCHEGLGRCVREALKAYGYDQHYAPDPRCPRAPVGSRLA; encoded by the coding sequence ATGGGACTTCTTCTAAGCCCTGAGGTGAAGCTACGGCCTGACGGGGGAAGGTCAATCCTGTTTACCGCCAATCCGGGGGATAGCCCGCAGGAAGTGTTTAAATTTCTCTACCCGCAGCAGGCTGTCATCCTCTCCTTGTTTGACGGGAAGCGGGACCTGACTGCCGTTCGTGAAGCCGTGGCCTATATCTTCGATCTGGATATGGAAGCAGCGACTCGGCAAGTAGATGCCCTGCTGGCTGTGCGGGTAAATGATGAACAGACCATGGAATCCTTGATCATCGAAGCTTCCGATATCAACCCGGATCAGGCACGGATATACGATCCCAAGACTTTTATTGTTCCGGAAGAGATGATTGACATGGATGATACCCGGTGCAAAATGCCCTACACCTTGCTGGTACTCCCGACCATGCGCTGTGTGACCAATTACAGGTATTGCTATGCTAATCGTGAGGGTTTTAGAGGAAAACAGGAATTGGATTTAAATCTGTACCGTCGCCTGTTGAAAGAGGCCCGTGCGTGCGGTATAGAAACCGTCGAGTTCTCGGGGGGCGACTTTTTTTGCCGGGAGGATGCCTTTGATTTCATTGAGAGCACTCTGTCTGCAGGTCTGTATCTCAATATCCCCACGAAGTATCCTTTATCCAGAAGTATGGCCCAGCAGCTCGCGGCAACCGGACTATCCACCATCCAGGTTAGCATTGACGCGCTTAACCCGGAAATCATTGACCGTCTCATGGGTCTTACCGGCTATGGGAAGAAAATACTGCAAACCCTCGATTACTTGGGTGAAGCGGGAATCAAGGTCCGGACCAACACGGTGTTAACCCCGGTTAACATCAAGGATGCCGTATCCCTGGCGCGGTATTTGATGGAGAAGCCTTATGTGCTGAGGAGCAACTTTACTTGCTACGGACGTTCCTTATACCGCCATGACGACAGCCTGTTCTGTTCGCCGGAAGATATCCAGATTTTCGAGGAAGAGTTCAATACGATCAAAGAGGAATTTCCGGACAAAGTGAATTTCAGCGGCGCCAATGATAATCCCTATGCCGGAGAGGAATCGGTAAGGAAGAACAACTTTTGGGAAAGAGCTTATTGTACAGCTAACCGGCGCGGTGTTGTTGTGCTGCCCGACGGTAAGGTAACTATCTGCGAGGAGCTGTACAATCACGAACATTTTATTATCGGCGATTTAACAAAACAGACGTTGCTGGAAGTGTGGAATTCGCCAAAAGCCCTGGAACTGGCCTACCCGCAGCAGGCTGCCGTTTCCAACGGACCTTGCCATGATTGCTCTGATTTCCAGCGGTGTCATGAAGGTCTCGGAAGATGTGTCAGGGAAGCTCTTAAAGCTTATGGATATGATCAGCACTACGCTCCAGATCCCCG